The Lathyrus oleraceus cultivar Zhongwan6 chromosome 5, CAAS_Psat_ZW6_1.0, whole genome shotgun sequence genome includes the window GCTTCCATCGAGATCCTGGTTCTAGTCCTTCATCTGGGCCTGGGACCTCACAATCCTTTATCACCACtatatcctcatcggggaaatcaaacttcaatggCTGATAGTCTTCAACTGGTTGGTGAGCGAGATACTCTGCTAGAACACTTCCCTTTATTGCCCTCTAGGTTAcgtactgaatatcatactctgacaagagcatctgccaacgggaaagTCTTCCAGTTAAGGCgggtttctcaaagatatactttattggatccattttcgAGATAAATAAAGTAGTATGACAAATCATGTACTTCCTCaaacgacgagcggcccatgctagcacacaacaagttttctccaaaagAGAATATCGATTTTCACAATgggtaaactttttgctcagaTAGTAAATAACATGTTCTTTTCGACCTGTTTCGttatgttgccccaacacgcatCCCATTGACCCTTCGAGCATAGTcagatacatgattaatggctttCCTGGGACCGGTGGAATCAGAATAggaggctcttgcaagtattgaTGGATATTctcaaaagctttttgacaatcagAAATCCATTCAATAgcttgatcttttcgaagcaatttgaagataggctcaGATGTGGCTGTCATATGTGAGATAAATCTTGAGGTGTAATTCAAACGTCCAAGGAAACCTCTAACTTCTCGCTCggtgcgtggagcaggcatttcttgtatagctcagaccttgtcagggtccacctcaattcctcattgactaacgatgaaaccaagcaacttccctGAACGGACACCAAATGTACATTTTGTAGGGTTTAATCGTAGTCTAAACTTTCTGAGGCGTTCAAACAACTTCTTCAGATGGttcatatgatcttcttcattctgagatttagcgatcatgtcatcgacatagacctctatctccttgtgcatcatatcatggaaaagagtgaccatagctctttggtaggttgCCCCCGAATTTTTGAGATCGAAAGGTATCACCTTGTAGCAAAACGTGCCTCAAGGGGTAATAAAAGTGGTATTCTCCATGTCATCTGGAGCCATCTTGATTTTATTGTATCCAAaaaaaccatccataaaggagaatacaATAAAACttgcagtgttgtctaccagagtatCAATGTGTGGTAAGGGGAAATCATTCTTCGAactagctttgtttagatccctatagtcaacacacattcttaccttgccatcctttttagGCACATGTACAATGTTAGCTACCCATTGTGGGTATTTCGCCACtgcgaggaaaccagcatcaaaTTTTCGTTTGACTTCTTCACGAATCTTCAGAGCCATGTCTGGTCTTATTCTTCGGAGTTTCTGTTTTACTGGCGGGAAGTTTGGCTGAAGCAGCAGCTTGTGTTCAACGATATCGGTGTCCATGcctggcatatcctggtatgaccatgAAAATACATCCATATATTCTTGCAGCAGCTTAACCAATCTCTCTTTAACGCTTGCTTCAAGTGTGGTCCCGACTTTGACTTTTTTCTTCTCTTCCtctgtgccaaggttgattgtttccatCGGTTCTTCATGTGGATGAAGGGCTTTGGACTCGTGCTCGATCAGCCTTGCTAATTCGTCGGGGATTTAACAATCTTCCTCACTTtcttcttccgcttggtagatagggaagtcaaagttatgagagggagtagagtcattggattcaacggggttatcatttattctgcatgtttgaatgattgatttttttagaaaagtaaaaataaaagatgCACAAATGAAAAGTTTTTTGTTTGAAAAGATTCTCATTTTCTTAAGAGGAAGCAAATAAATGAATAATAAGAATTTAACAAAATGCCTTTTATTCACTgataatgattatttgaaaatgaaaaggggtcctacaacatgatccattagccttgggcagagctaaggatttgaaaagaaaaacaagcattattactttgacaaaggaaaaaTTTTGGGGATCTCAACCGCCTTCCAATTGTTCAAAGTTGTCTCACaccggtaaaccaaacatggctcaTCTTCATCTTCGGTGTTATCCTCAATTGAATTAAACTGGTCTCCATGGATGAATCCGGTACTGAGGAATACTTCCTGGGTGCTTCAAGTGTTGTCCTTTGCAGGGACCCGAGCTCCTTTCACAATGGAAGGCACATATCCCAGACCGAAACGATCATGCTTTTCACGAACATCAATAAGCTGACCCCAaccttcagggtttcctccttCGATGCTAGACTTTACGCTTTTCAGAGAAGCGAAAGATGTACAAGCTTTCCCAACAGGGTCCTTCATCTCCACAAAAGTGGCGttggctatttcaagagcttggaaagaagttcCAAAGCGTCCTCATCATCCTCGATATATCTGAAGGATGAAAGGTGACTAACCACAAAGTTCTCCTCTCCAGAAATGATGATCAATTGATTGTCCACTACAAACTACATTTTTTGGTGTAAAGTAGAGGTAACTGCCTttgcagcatgaatccagggacgccccaataagaAGCTATACGCCAGATTAATATCCATGATTTGGAAAGTAATCAGGAATATGTGAGGGCCAATAAATATGGGCAGTTCTACCTCTCCAATCACGGTTCTCCGGGAACCATTAAAAGCTTTTACTATCAAGGCACTGGGCTTCATGGCtggtccttgataagataacttggCGAGTGTTCTCTTTGGCATCATATTTAAAGAAGATATGATATCAACCAAAACTCTTtccaaagcatcatctttgcacTTCACTGAGATATGGAGAGCACGATTGTGATTTTGTCCATCTTCAGGTAATTCTTCTCCACTAAAGCTTAAAGTATTGCAAGTTGTGATGTTCGCAACTACCCCATCAAACTGGTCTACTATTATGCTTTGTGTTACATGAGCTTGGGCGAGCACCTTCAACAAATCCTCCCTATGGGCTTGGGAGTTCAATAGCAGAGACAAAATAAAAATCTTAGGTGGTGTCTGATGCAGCTGATCCACAACATTGTAATCACTTCTCTTGATCAACTTCAAGAATTCAACAGCATCTTCAGATTGGACCACTTCGGGTTCTTTAGCAGGAGCTATAACTGTAGATTCCTTGGCTGTCGCTTGAGGAGTCACATTGAATTCAGGTGTATAGattcgaccactacgggtcattctTTTCATTCCTGCAATAATGGTGACGTCCTCATTCACAGCTTCTGTCACTTCACCGTCTGCATTTCCTTCAACGATCTTATCCACAGCGGTAACCTCATATTTCCAAGGCACAACCTTGGTGCTTTCATATGGAAACGACATAGGCATATAGATCTCAACAGGTGACGAATGACTATTCGTAGGCACCACTCTACTACTATAGTAAGAGGTTTCAACCAGTTCAGGTAAATTGAAACAAGGTTCAATTACTAACACATCTTCATTTTTTGCAACACTGGAGATTTGAAGCATTCCTTTGTTCATCAAGTCTTGAATATTATCACGTACTACCTGACATCCCCTTGGATGTATGGCACACTCTTCACAACTGTCATGACTAACATTAATCAGGCCAACTTCCACCAATTGGGAATGGAATGCTGCCAAAGGAGTTCTAACATCATCAACCTTCTCAACCACAACACCATCAGAGGTATCTTCAATTGCATTCACTGTAGGGTCTCCATGGGGAGGAAAAGAGTTATTCTTCACGTTTGGTCCCATATCCCTAAAAGATAGAATCTTGCTATCAATAAGCTCACGAACCCTATGCTTCAAAGCATAGCAACCCTCTAGGTCATGCCCGGGGGCACCCTCATGAAAAGGACAATGTGCATTAGGGTTGTACCATGGAGGCAGACAATCAGGTGGAGGTCCCATAGGTCTAGGAACCACCAAACCCTTTTGCAATAGAGAGGGATAAAGCTTAGTATATGACATTGGAATTGGTTTGAAGGTTACCCTATCTCCCTGTCTCCTATTTTGATTTTGAGCATTTTGCCTCAGAGCTTGAGCTCTCGATTGTTGATATGCAGGAGTCGTTGGTGCTTGCTGATAAACCGGGGGAACAAGAGTGTGTTGATAAAATGGAGGTGGTTGATAAGCTTGAGCAGGTTGTTGATTAAAGGTGGGCGTCACAACAGCTACGTACGGTTGCGAGGCGTACTGAACGTGATATATAGGTTGGTGATATTGAAAAGGTTGTTGAACATACTGCTGTTGTGAATATTGTTGTTGTCTTATTCTTGGAGGGGATCTTCCTTGGCCAATAGACACATCATTAGTTTCACCTTCTTTATTTTTGGGAAACCCTCCAAAGAACTTCTTCGGATTAGCACTTGAAGTCCCGACCACGACTACAAGTTTACCATTTCTTAAGCCATATTCAACGCGAACTCCTATAGCGACAAGC containing:
- the LOC127078916 gene encoding uncharacterized protein LOC127078916, coding for MDIVPDRRQLQSMSQHDKESFKEYAQRWRELTSQVEPPFAEKELAELFIDIVQPQFYEKMVGSASLGFSELVAIGVRVEYGLRNGKLVVVVGTSSANPKKFFGGFPKNKEGETNDVSIGQGRSPPRIRQQQYSQQQYVQQPFQYHQPIYHVQYASQPYVAVVTPTFNQQPAQAYQPPPFYQHTLVPPVYQQAPTTPAYQQSRAQALRQNAQNQNRRQGDRVTFKPIPMSYTKLYPSLLQKGLVVPRPMGPPPDCLPPWYNPNAHCPFHEGAPGHDLEGCYALKHRVRELIDSKILSFRDMGPNVKNNSFPPHGDPTVNAIEDTSDGVVVEKVDDVRTPLAAFHSQLVEVGLINVSHDSCEECAIHPRGCQVVRDNIQDLMNKGMLQISSVAKNEDVLVIEPCFNLPELVETSYYSSRVVPTNSHSSPVEIYMPMSFPYESTKVVPWKYEVTAVDKIVEGNADGEVTEAVNEDVTIIAGMKRMTRSGRIYTPEFNVTPQATAKESTVIAPAKEPEVVQSEDAVEFLKLIKRSDYNVVDQLHQTPPKIFILSLLLNSQAHREDLLKVLAQAHVTQSIIVDQFDGVVANITTCNTLSFSGEELPEDGQNHNRALHISVKCKDDALERVLVDIISSLNMMPKRTLAKLSYQGPAMKPSALIVKAFNGSRRTVIGEVELPIFIGPHIFLITFQIMDINLAYSFLLGRPWIHAAKAVTSTLHQKM